GACCAGTATTCAGCCAactgaagatttttttccttatttatgacCATCACAGGTTGTTTGTATAAGGTGATGGCTCCATGTAATCACTCGAAAAATGGACTTATGAAAGCATGGTAATCTGTAAGAACATCTATTGAAACATGCTGCCTCTTCAAATACTCTGGCTGGAGAAGAGCCATTAGAAATATATCCATGTACTTCAAGCCCCTCAGACCTGCTTCCATTCTTCCCACATTTTATTGTCTAGGAATAGTACATGTACTCGTCTAGGTGCCAATGCAAATGTATATGTAAGAAGCATGTGCAGTGTTTAAGAAAACCTAACTTCTTTTTTAGGGTCACACCATCTTATTAAGGGACTTCTGGAGGTTTGAAAATGGATGGAGGAAGAGGAAGTCTGATAGTCATGAGCCAGTCAGATCTTCTTAGATtgatgtctaaaaaaaagaactaatttcATTCATCTTATATCATTttgatgtataaataaaatattaatgtatcTTAAAGAGCATctaatgtaataaaatattaatattgaatCTTAAAGAGCATCTAATGTGTGGAAGATGTGTTTAGCTTTGCATATATGTAGTTTCATATAATCTTCTAGAATGTCTTATAACAAATGCATCAAATTATGGGCTCCTTCTTCACAGATGAGAAGCTGAGGTTTTAAAAGCTTAGATTGCTTTCCTGAATTTTATGTGAAACCACCAGACTGCATAGAATGAATCTGTAAGGCTACATTTGCCTACATGGAGAAAGGCATCAAATTCTGTTTTGGAATATGCACTTAGAGGTGAATATGCAGAGGAAGGCTCCATCTCTGTTGGTAAAGTCATTCCCAGGGCAGATCTGTGGTGGTAAGATAAatgggtgatttttttaaagaaatattttgataagGAGTCTTCTTGAGATTTTTGAGGAAGATCAAacattaatttgaaataaaattgaaattcaattttaaaactatCTGTTAATACCAACTACTTACAAGGTTGTGAAGCACTGGAAtatattgctgatgggaatgcataatggtagcACCACTTCAAAAACAATTTGTCAGTTTCTCATTCAATTAAACATACATTTACCGTGTGACAAAGCACTCCAACCCCTAAGTATTATATTCACACAGAAGAATTTTAAACAGCTGTTTAGAGTGAATCTATtttttatatgcacatatatctgtgtaaatataaagagatttattatagcaaTTGGCTCATATAACCGTAGGGATTGGCAAGTGCTGATTCTGTAGAGTAGGTCAAATTGGAAattcaaagaaagagaagttgAATTCACCAGGAGAATTGGCTGGCTGTAGTAGAAGGCAgatattcttctttctgacttttgaaatcctcagttctagcATTAAGGCCTCCAACTCATTGGATGAGCAGGCTCTTCCCATTGCTGAAGTTAcgctcctcagttgattgtagatgtcatcagctgtagatgcagtcaactgactaatAATCTACATTAGGGTggatttatttggaaatgttaaCCACTGGAATTaacacaaatgcccatcaactagGGAATGAACAATATGTGCTCTGTATATAATGGAAAACTAGTCTACAATAAAGAAGATTTCACTACGATACAGGCATTAAGATGGATGGGTCTCAAGTGCATTCAAAAAGAGAAACACAACTTTAGGATTCTATTTCTTACAATCTATGTTGACAGAAAACAGTTAAGTGGTTGCCAGGAGAAGTAAGAAAGAGGAGTTTGACCGCAGTATGCGATGGGAAAAGGGGTTCACCAGAAAGAAGCTCAGTTGAGTATGTTTTAGGTGATAAACCTGATCTACACCATGAGTGTGGTAGGGGTTATATGACTATATACACATCACCAAATGCTTAGACCTATATGCTAAAATTGCATATTACTATATGTAAATGATGATTTaattggaaaataataaagaagaaatggcCATAGGCAACGCACAAACAAAGGTGCATTCTCAACACATCTAATTTAATTCCCAGCAGACAGTTTACTTGTTTCTTCTctaggaaaatagaagaagaCATAAGTGCCCTCATAGGGAGCATCCCTTGAGAGCTCCGTGTCTCTACAGCTCCCTACTGATATCCCATCATTAGCATCTGAAATCCCAACATCACTTcataagatgttattttaaaaagaaaagaacatctgCAAAGCCATTTTGGTCATCATTTATTCATAGACTGCTGATCATTTTAGTACACACAGACCTTTTCCAAAATGAGGATGTGCTGTAAGTCTGCAACCATGGACAGGACATATACCCTAAGATCAATAATATATTAATTGTCTTAAAAACAGTAACCACTCAGTGAGTTGTTTGATAGCCCTTCACAGCCACAATTCTGAGAATTTGGTGTAAAGGgtgatttcattatttcattgtaCAAATAAGAGGAAGTAATTGACTTTTCTAAGGAAACTGGAAGAATGTGTGGTAGATTCAGGATTGGAACCCAGTTTCCTGGATCCATGTCCATGCTCTTTTCTACATCTTTCCCTGCTGTAGATACTGTGAAACCATTTGACCAATATCTGACAGAGGACTCATTTGGCATCATTTCATGGCTGAATTTCTCACTTCAGACTCATAATTAGGAATTGATGTTTCCTTATTTCCAAGGAGCAAGGTAAGAATCAGTATTTCATATGCTCTTTTATTGGGCCAGCTATATCTATGATAAGTTCTTTGATACTAAAATTGGATGAATTAAACATCTTTCTGAAATACTGAGGAGAGCCAGTCTATAAATGACAAGACTTCATGAGTAGTGAGTTTAATGATAACTAAGAAACATCATGCTGATTTCTTAAAGAAGGTGAGGTAAAAAGGGTAGATTATGCTCTGATTCATTTAAATAGTAATTTCATCTCATTAACAATCTCTTTGCCTCTTATTATAGGTAAAAATAAAGTAACAGAATAGagtgaaatgatatttctttaAACTAGAGTGGTGTCTTAATTCCATTAGTAAGATCTATTTTTCCAGTCTTATCTTTTCCACATGATCCCCCACTTCTCCACTGACAATGAGATCTGCAAACTACACAGTGAGATAGTGAAAGTATTATATTTCATATGGTCAGAGGTATGTCTGGCCCTTGAATTTTGAATATTACTCATATCAGTTGGTACAATTGAGGAGTGTCACATAAAGCCTTAAATTCAGTTCCCTTAAtggtaaaatgggaaaaaaatgctaAAGACATTGTAAGGTTACTGTGAAattgtgaggatttaatgaagATGTGAGTATGTGTTTGTCATTAGCTATCCAACATATCCTAGGCTTAAGGAATTACATAGTTGAAGGGTAGCAAACATAGTAATTTTTGGATTAAGCTGTTAAAGTACAGCTGTGAAAGATTAAGAACAATAGGGTAGAAAATAGTTGTTAGCAGTGTTGCCAAAGGcattatatttaaacaaaaaacacTGTTCTGTACAAGAACAGATTCAAATGCAAATTTGAAAATCTATAGATCACCACCAGAGCATATCTTGCAATCCACAAATTATGAATTTTCAGCTATCGTGCTCTCTGACTCAGATTTGGATTGATAGTTATGAGATAAAGAGTGAGTGTAAGGAAGGAGACTTTCCAATCAAGCTGAAATATGTATTTCAAGGGAAAAATAAGCAGAAGAATAACACGTGCAATGTCTAGTAAAGTCATTCATGGATGGAGGAAGGCCAGATAGATGCACTGGAGGGCACAGAAAATCTTAGCAGAAATAGTTGTAAGAAACATCACAATGAAGAGGGAGGCTATTATATTGCAAAACTCACCCAGACCTTCAAGTCTGTTGCCACCCACAGATGCACTTCTCCCAGAGCACAAAGATATGACTTTGCTCATTGTACAGACCCCTATTGCTGCAGTTAtcccaccatatatatatatatatatatacactatactTATATTTGTGTTAACTCAGTGTGAAATACCAAATATTGAGTTTGGCCCTATGGAAACAATGATAATTCAATTTGATTTAAATTTAGTTAAGACCATTGGACTTAGGATTCACTTTGCCTGGGTACAAAGCTTGGCTTTGCCAGTTAATAGTTGTGTAACTTAAATAACTCAGCCTCTTGCACCTCAAAAGTTAAATGGGAGTAACAGCTTATAGATTTTATATGGTTGTTGAGAGTAATACATTGATATGAATATAAAGAGGCTAGATCAGAGTCTGGCATGTGAACAACAGAGATGTGTAAGTGTTTTTGAGGCTCAGAAAAACTGAATTGGCAGGTATTTTCATTCCAGATACTTTATCATGGTCAAGttattatatattctatatcTCAGTTTACAAACTTACAAACTTGAAAGTTTATGGAGCTGATCTATGAACATTTTTCAGTATCAATAGTTTACACCCCTGAAATAATATATGCATTAAATTTTGTTGTGAAGTCTGTGCTTTAGGTTTGGAGAAActtgaaatacaaatatttactATGGTGAAAATAATGCCTTTCATATTTCACTGCTATCTATTCCTGGTTTgaaattctcttctatttctcATTGCTGCAGGGTATCTCTTGATTCTCAAATACCTTCAATGGAGAACAGCACAGAAATGACTGAGTTCATCCTGCTGGGACTAACCAATGCCCCAGAACTGCAGGGCCCCCTGTTTGCAGTGTTCACCATCATCTACCTCATCACTATATGTGGGAACCTGGGGGTGATCGTATTGATTCTCTTGGACTCCCGACTCCACactcccatgtactttttcctctgtAACCTCTCTCTGATGGACTTTGGTTACTCCTCAGCTGTCACTCCCAAGGTGATGGCTGGGTTCCTCACAGGAGATAAGGTCATCTCCTACAATGCATGTGCGGCTCAGATGTTCTTTTTTGTAGGATTTGCCACGGTGGAAAATTTCCTCATGGCCTCAATGGCTTATGACCGCTGTGCAGCAGTGTGTAAACCCCTACATTACACCACCACCATGACCACAAGTGTGTGTGTCCAATTGGCTGTAGCTTCCTATGTCTGTGGTTTCCTGAATGCCTCCTTTCATATTGGATACATATTCAGTCTCTCTTTCTGTAGCTCCCATATGGTTCACCACTTTTTCTGTGATGTTCCAGTAGTCATGGCTCTCTCTTGCTCTGATAAACATATTGGTGAGATGATTCTTGTTTTTATGGAGAGCTTCAATGTATTTTTTGCTCTTTTGGTTATCCTGATTTCCTACctgttcatatttatcaccatcTTGAAGATGCATCCAGGTCAGGGACACCAGAAAGCTTTATCCACTTGTGCTTCCCACCTCACTGCAGTCTCCATCTTCTACGGGACAGTCATTTTCATGTACCTACAGCCCAGCTCCAGTCATTCCATGGACACAGACAAAATAACCTCCGTGTTTTATGCTATCGCCATCCCCATGCTGAACCCTCTGGTCTACAGTCTAAGGAACAAAGATGTCAGGGGCGCATTCCTGAAGGTTATtgaaaaggcaaaattttctctAGGATTGAGATTTTAGCTCTGAATGATACACAATATAATTTCATTCTAATCATATCCTCTCCATACAATGAGTCACATAAAAGGCTTGTATTTTAAAgtctcatttatttaatttatctttttgtttgagTAACTATTTGAAGAATCCTAATCGGATGAAACGATGTAATTTTAAATGAAGGTGTGTACTTTTTTGTTGGCACATTTTACCAAGAGGTACATAAATATCACACATTGTGTAAAATGAATATTATTGTTTTGAGTGAATCCTTTTGTAGAGCCAATATGTTAGAttacattttccaaaaataaaaatagacaattCAAAACAATTTTCAATGTATTCATATGATGTATATGACTACCAACTTTTTACACTGTTTAATAATGTGCACTGAGAAAATCAAGAatgttgtacattttttttccatctgaagaaatgtttttttaaatgccttgCAAAAATCACACTTTGAAATGATTAGTGCTGCTCATTCATTCAAACTTGAGTTATGTCATCTCTTATCCCTTCCCTTGTAATTTAGCCCCACTTTATTCACACTGCTTTCCTCGCAGTGCCTTGACAACTCTAAGTCCCTCCTGTCTCAGAGGGACTTTGtacttgctgttctttctgaatgGGAATGACTCATGTCATGTCTCTGCTTAAATGATGTCGTACCAAGAAGATCTTCCTTTACCACTTTTTAAAGTAGACATTACCCCTTCCCATACATACTGACTCCTCAGGCTGAATTATTCTTTATAATCCTTACCTCCACTGTTCTATTTCATGttgatttttaatgtttaagTATCTCTCTTGCCCAACTAGTATGTAAACTAGAATGGTATTACCACTCGTTACCAACTAGTAGCTTTATCTCTTTTGTTCACAACACAATCCCCAGTACCTAATGAGTGTCTGAGTAATAGTAGactctcattaaatatttattaaagaaatgaatacattaatttgtaacagcctgcagggaacaaggagggggaggtagtgcttgggaggggtgcaggagaagtgggttgggctgcacttggggtgggggtgtggtgcaggtacgtgcactggggctggtggagtgggggtACCTGGAGCATGAGGAATGGAAGTGGATGATGGCGCTCGGGTCCATGGAGTGTGGGGTGACTTgtggtcacagggctgtgctggtgagggcagCGCACCTAAGGATTGCgacctggcttacttcccagTCCCTGGGTCACATCCATGCACTCTTACATGCTCCAAGCCTCCAAcgaggctccagctttctgcctctcagttcctcagcctctgcaaccagggctgccctatgtggtgcagaaggctctcccaggtcagctgcactcttgaATTGCCGCCTCAGTGTCCTTTCTGTGCCTTCTCTAAtgtttctgtggagcagggctaatctcagcTGCTCTATtaggccatcttcctggaagtgtataacttttagaagaaatgcctattcaacttctttgcacattttcattggattgctgtctttctttctgagtgGTAAGAATccttcatatatttaaatatgattagcaaattgaattctgtatatatataaatatgatttgcaaatattttccccaaatatttgccttttcacaatttttattgggtcatttgatgtacaaaagtttttaattgtcATGAAGTCTAGTTTATCTATTTGTTGATCAGGTGCTCATGCTTCTGGTACTATGTTTAAGAATCCATAGCTAGATCAAAGATCACAAGGatttatccttaatttttttctaaagtgtttttctaaatgttttagcACTCACATTCATATCTTTGATCCATCTTAAGCTGCTGTGTTTTTTTCTACAGGGTGTGAGGAAGGAGTCTGacctcattctttttcatgttattccagcaccattttttgaagaatattttctgtCCCCTATTGAATTGTATTGGCATTGTTCTTGAAATCAATATATAGTGAGGTGGGTTTGTACCCTCAATGCTGTTACATTGTACCCTCAATGCTGTTACATTGTACCCTCAATGCTGTTACATTGAACCCTATGACTGTCCTTAAGCCCATATCACATTGTTTTGATAACTCTAGCTTTTAGGCAGTGATGAAATTGGGATGTGTGAATCCTCTAAACTTGTCTTTCATTTTTCAAGATTCTTTTGGTTCtgtgcaattccatatgaattttaagaacaatttttccatttctgcaaaacaggtcatttgtattttgttaagaatggCATTTAAGTATGTAGACCACTTTGGAGAGTACAGccatttaacaatattaaatcttcaaatccatgaaaatgaatctttccatttttttaagagttctttgatttattttattggtgTTTAGTAGTTTTCAGTTTTCCAGCCTTGTATCTACTCAGTTAAATTTGCtcctatatattttatgataggtgaattacaaatggaatttacttaattttgtttttgcattgttcATTCCTAGTATACAGAAATACAGCATTCTTTACCTCTTTTTTGTGTCCTGCAACattgaaactttttcttttagctgTAGTTCCTATAGGATTCTCTAAGCATGATATCATGTCATTTGTAagtaaatatagttttattttccttttctgatttgggttccttttatttttttacctaatTACTCTGGGTATAACTTCTCATACATTGTTTCTTAAAGTGATGAAAGCAGGCATCCTtattctgtttctgaaaatagGGGGAGgcttttattcttttactattatatgatgtttcccatttttaaatttttgatcaaTTCCCTTTATCAGTTGGTGAAATTCCTTTCTATACATAATTGTTGAGTATTTTAGAAAGGTCTGCTGGATTTTTGTCAAGTTCTTTTACTGCACCAATTGAGATGGTTATGTAGgtattttacttctttccattACAATGTTGTATTATATTGACTGATTTTCGTATATTGATGCACCTTTGCATTCTTAGGATAAAGCTCACTTGGTCATTATCTATAATCTTTTATTGTACTAGTTTATCAGATTGTTAGTATTAGGAtgaaaatttttacatctgtattaaTAGTGGATATTGTTCTGTAGAGTTcatttcttgtgatgtctttatcttGTTTTGCTATCAGGGTAGTACTCAGTCATATAATGTGTTAGGAATTTTTCccatttcctcaaatttttttggAACATTAGcttatttgctaaatttttttgaggaatttttCAGCGAAGCTATCCTGTCCTGGGCCTTTCCTTTGTTGGgatgttttaaattaaatctcTTGTTATAAATcttttcagaatttctatttcttgaatcagttttgatggttgtgtgtttctaggatgttttctctttcatttaggTCATCTAATTTGTtctgtaaagttgttcatatttttccattattactgaaataaaatttcaggagTAAtactatttcttttgtttctgattttattttttagagtcttttcttttcttcttgattaGTCTACAAgaaatgttttgattttgttCGTATTTCCATTAAACTAACTttttgtttcactgattttctccatttttttcttttatccattatGCTTATCTTCACTTTCATCTTTACTACCTTTCTTCCTTCTAACTTTGGAACAATTTGCTCTATTCTTGCAATTTCTTAAGATGTATGTTTCGTTATTGATATGGCTCTTTTCTTATGTAGTTTTTTTACAGCTCTAAATTTATTCTGAGTACTGattttgctgcctcccataagttttgatatattctgTATCATTTTCATTTG
This region of Tamandua tetradactyla isolate mTamTet1 chromosome 9, mTamTet1.pri, whole genome shotgun sequence genomic DNA includes:
- the LOC143645925 gene encoding olfactory receptor 5B2-like, which gives rise to MENSTEMTEFILLGLTNAPELQGPLFAVFTIIYLITICGNLGVIVLILLDSRLHTPMYFFLCNLSLMDFGYSSAVTPKVMAGFLTGDKVISYNACAAQMFFFVGFATVENFLMASMAYDRCAAVCKPLHYTTTMTTSVCVQLAVASYVCGFLNASFHIGYIFSLSFCSSHMVHHFFCDVPVVMALSCSDKHIGEMILVFMESFNVFFALLVILISYLFIFITILKMHPGQGHQKALSTCASHLTAVSIFYGTVIFMYLQPSSSHSMDTDKITSVFYAIAIPMLNPLVYSLRNKDVRGAFLKVIEKAKFSLGLRF